CGCGGATGACCGCCCAGACCTGTGGCCACCCGGAAATGCTCGAAGCCACCGAACTGCTCTCCCGGCTGGTCGAAGAGGTGCGCGATTCGGCCCTGCCGCTGCGCATGGTGCAGATCGGCAGCACCTTCAACCGCTTCCAGCGCGTGGTGCGTGACGTCTCCGGTGAGCTGGGCAAGGACATCGTCCTGTCCATCAGCGGGGCCGACACCGAACTGGACAAGACGGTCGTCGAACGCATCACCGACCCGCTTACCCACCTGGTGCGCAACGCCATGGATCATGGCATCGAGCCGGTGGAAACCCGCCTGGCGCGCGGCAAGACCGCCCAGGGCAAGGTGTCGCTCAACGCCTATCACGATGCCGGCAGCATCGTGCTGGAAGTCAGCGACGACGGCGGCGGCCTCGATGCCCAGCGCATTCTCGCCAAGGCCCGCGAGCGCGGCCTGGTCGGTGACGGACAGACGCTGGCGGAGAAAGACATCTTCGCACTGATCTTCGAGCCCGGTTTTTCCACCGCCGAGCAGGTCAGCAACCTGTCCGGCCGTGGCGTTGGCATGGACGTGGTCAAGCGCAACATCACCGCCCTGCGCGGCACCATCGAACTGGACAGCACCCTGGGCCAGGGCACGCGCATCCGCATTCGCCTGCCGCTGACCCTGGCGATCATCGACGGTTTCCTGGTCAGTGTCGGCCAGGCCGGCTACGTGATTCCCCTGGAGCTGGTGGAAGAATGCATCGAGCTGCCCGCCGGTACCGCATTCAGGCGTGGCCACCTGGAACTGCGCGGGCAGATGCTGCCCATCGTGCGCCTGCGTGACCTGTTCGAGGAAGCAAGCCAGCCGCCGCGCCGTGAAAGCGTGGTGGTGGTGCGCCATGCCGGGCTTCGCGCCGGGCTGGTGGTCGACCACCTGGCCGGCGAGTTCCAGACGGTGATCAAGCCGCTGGGCAAGGTGTTCGAAGCCTGCCAGGGGCTTGGCGGCTTCACCATTCTGGGCGACGGCAACGTGGCCCTGATCCTCGACATTCCCAGCCTGCTGACCCAGCTGACCAGCGCCTCGGAAACGGCACGTGCCGAGAGGCTTGAAGCATGAACACCCTCGCCAACGGCACCCGGGAACCGGCCCAGCAGTACCTCACCTTCGTGCTGGGCGACGAGCACTACGCCGTCGATACCCTGCATGTGCGGGAAATTCTCGAATGCACGCGCTTCACCCCGGTACCCCGCATGCCGGCAGCGGTACGCGGTGCGACCAATCTGCGCGGCTCCGTGGTGCCGGTGATCGACCTGCAGGCGCGCTTCAACGGCCAACTGACGCCGTTGGGCAAGCGTACCTGCATCGTGATTCTCGACTTGCCGGACGAGCAACGCCCGCAGCCCATCGGCGTGCTGGTGGATGCGGTCAGTGCGGTGCGGGAAATCCACCCGGCCGACATTCAGCCGGCGCCGTCCTTCGGCAGTCATTTGCGTAGCGATTTCATCACCGGTGTCGTGCGTCTGGAGGAACGCTTCGTCACCTTGTTGGCTCTCGCCCAGGTACTCGATCTGGAAGCACTCGGCAGCCCGCCGAATACAGAAAGCGACTGAGCCGACGGGCTTGACCTCATCAGCGACCTCCACTCGAAAGGATGTGCACCATGTTCAGTAACTTCAAGATCGGTACCCGGCTCATCGTCGCCTTCATTCTGGTCGCCGGGATCAGTGTCATCGTCGGCCTGGTCGGCCTGTCCAATGCCTCGAGCATCAACGAGCTGGCCGACAAGATGTATGCCAGGGAGCTGATCGGGCTCTCCAAGATCAAGGATGCCAACATCAACCTGATCTACATCGGCCGGGCACGTGCCAACTACCTGCTGGCCACCACCCAACAGGATCGTGAACGCATTGCCAGCGAAATCGCCCATAACAGCGAAACCGCCCGGGCATTGATGGACGAAGCCCGCAAGTTGTTTTCCAGCGATCGCGCCATGGAGCTGTTCCGCGAATCCGACTCGGTGTGGAAGGACTATCAGGATAGCCTGACGCAGACGCTGAGAACGGCAGCGTCTCAGAACCTGTATGTCGAAAACCCGGAACTGCAGCGGCAGATGACCGAAACCCGCGCCCATGGCGACAAGATCGGCGCGATCTTTTCCGAGCTCTCCCAGATCAAGGAAGCCAACGCCAGCGCTGCCAGTGTAGAAACCACCGATATCTACAACGCCAGTCGCACGGTCCTGATCTGTCTGATCATCGGCGGCGTATTGCTGGGAATCGCCCTGGGCTTTTTGATCAGCCGCAGCATCACCCGCCCGCTGGGCCGTGCCGTGGACGCGGCGAACCTGCTGGCCGAGGGTGACCTGCGGGTCAACCTGGACAGCAAGGCCCGCGATGAAACCGGTCAGTTGCTCAACGCCATGAGCAACATGAGCGCCAAGCTCGCGCAGATCATCGCCGAGGTGCGCAGTTCGGCCGATTCGCTGTCCAGCGCCTCCGAGGAGATTTCCTCCACCGCCCAGAGCATGAGCCAGGCCGCCTCCGAGCAGGCTGCCTCGGTGGAGGAAACCAGCGCCTCGATGGAGCAGATGTCCGCCTCCATCGCGCAGAACACCGAGAACGCCCGGGTCACCGATGGCATGGCCAGCAAGGCCGCCAACGAGGCCGGTGAAGGCGGCCAGGCGGTGAAGGACACCGTGCGCGCCATGAAGACCATCGCCGACAAGATCGGCATCGTCGACGACATCGCCTACCAGACCAACCTGCTGGCCCTCAACGCCGCCATCGAAGCGGCCCGTGCCGGCGAGCACGGCAAGGGCTTCGCCGTGGTGGCCGCCGAAGTGCGCAAGCTGGCCGAACGCAGCCAGGTGGCCGCCCAGGAAATCGGCGAGGTGGCCAAGAGCAGCGTGGCCCTGGCCGAACGCGCTGGTACCCTGCTCGACGAGATCGTGCCGTCCATCGCCAAGACCTCCGACCTGGTGCAGGAAATCGCCGCGGCCTCCGACGAGCAGAGCAGCGGCGTCGGCCAGATCAGCACGGCGATGAACCAGCTCAGCGAACTGACCCAGCAGAATGCCTCGGCGTCCGAGGAGCTGGCCGCCACCGCCGAAGAAATGAGCGGCCAGGCCGAGCAGCTGCAACAGCTGATGGACTTCTTCCGCCTCACCAGTGCGGGCGAGCGCATCACCGTAGCCAACCCGCCGCGCAATCGCCCCCAGCCCCCGCGCGGCAATGGCCCGACGCGCCAGCCCCGTGACGACGATGGCCACACCGGCGGCCTGCCAGCCGGCTACGTGCGCTTCCAGGAGTAGCCCATGAGTGAGCCACGGCTGCTCGACAACGCCACGGCGGAGTCGGGCCAGTACCTGACCTTCACCCTGGCCCACGAGCTGTTCGCGGTGGAAATTCGCGCCGTGCGCGAGATCATCGAGTACGGCCGGCTGACCACGGTACCGATGATGCCGCCGAGCATTCTCGGCGTGATCAACCTGCGCGGCGCCGTGGTGCCGGTGGTGGACCTCGGCCAGCGCTTCGGCGGGCAAGCCACCGCCATCGGCTCGCGCACCTGCATCGTGATTCTGGAGATCGCCGGGCCAGGCCATACCCAAGTCATCGGCATCGTCGTCGATGCGGTCAATGAAGTACGCGAGCTGGGCGCCGAGCATATCGAGCCGACGCCTGCCTTTGGCGGCAGCATTCGCGCCGACTTCATTCGTGGCATGGGCAAGCTGGATGGCCGCCTGGTGGTGATGCTGGATATCGGCCGGGTGATCTCGGCGGAGGAATACGTCGCGCTGAACCAGGCCCAGCAACAGGGGGCTGACCACTGACATGCCCACGTCGAACCAAGCCGCGCTTTCTGATAGCGAGTTCAGCCAGTTTCGCCAGTTGATCCACGATATCGCCGGCATTCACCTGTCCGATACCAAGAAGACCCTGGTGGCCGGCCGCCTCAACAAGCGCCTGCGCTCGCTGGCCATGGGCTCCTATGGCGAATACTTCCGCCTGGTCGGCAAGGACAAGGCGGAGCTGCAGACCTGCGTGGACCTGCTCACCACCAACGAAACCTACTTCTTCCGCGAGCCCAAGCACTTCGACTTCCTGCGCGAGCTGCTGCAAAGGCCCGGCGCGATTCCCAGCGGTCGTCCCCTGCGCATCTGGAGCGGCGCCTGCTCCAGCGGCGAGGAACCCTACACCCTGGCCCTGCTGCTGGCCGAACGCCTGGGCGAGCGCCCCTGGGAGATTCTCGCCTCGGACATCAGCCAGCGCATCCTCTCCCAGGCGCGCAACGGCGTGTACGACCTCGAGGACGGCCAGAACATCCCCCGTCATCTGCTGGTCAAGCACTGCCTGCGCGGCGTCGACGACAACCAGGGGCGGATGATGATCGCCCCGTCCCTGCGTCAGCGGGTGCGCTTCGCCCAGATCAACCTCAACAACGCGCTGCCGGATATAGGCCTGTTCGACGTGATCTTCCTGCGCAACGTGATGATCTACTTCGACACCGAGACCAAGCGCCAGGTCGTCGCGCGCCTACTCAACCACCTGCGCCCGGGCGGCCATTTCATCATCAGCCACTCGGAGAGCCTGAACGGCGTCAACGACACCCTCAAGGTCATAAAACCCTCGATCTACCAGAAGCCAAATGCCTAAACGCCCTGCTATTACCGAAGTTTATCTGCAACCCGGCGGTTATCACTTCGGCGGGCTCTACACCCGCGTGCGCACCCTGCTCGGCTCCTGCGTGTCGATCGTGCTCTGGCATCCCCAGGCACGCCTGGGCGGCATGTGCCATTTCATCCTGCCCACGCGTGGCCGCCCCAGCACCCAGCGCGACGGGCGTTATGGCGACGAGGTGATGAGCCTTTTGTGCGACGCGATCAGCCAGAGCGGCACAGCGCTGGGCGACTACCAGGCACGGATATTCGGCGGCGCCCACATGTTTCCCGAACTGGCCCACTCCCGACGCCAGCATGTGGGCCAACACAACGTCGCCATGGCCCGCCGCCTGCTGGCCGAGCGCAACCTCGACTGTTACGGCGAGCATGTCGGCGGTACCCGCCACCGCAATCTCATCTTTGATATCTGGAGCGGCCAGGTCGCCCTGAAGCAAAGCCTGCCACTCAACGCCCCCGGGCTCCGCGCTGGACAGCATTGGAAATGAAAAGCATAAAAGTCATGATCGTCGACGACTCGGCCGTGGTGCGCCAGGTGCTCTCCCAGGTGCTGGCGGCCGACCCGGCGATCGAGGTCATCGGCACCGCCGCCGATCCGCTGTTCGCCCTCGACAAGATGCAGCGTCAATGGCCCGACGTGATCGTGCTGGATGTCGAGATGCCGCGCATGGACGGCATCACCTTTCTGCGCAAACTGATGGCCGAGCACCCCACCCCGGTGGTGATCTGCTCGACGCTCACCGAAAAGGGCGCTACCACCACCATGCAGGCGCTGTCGGCGGGGGCGGTGAGCATCGTCACCAAACCCCAGGCCAGCCTCAGCAAATTCCTGGTCAACGCCAGCGACGACCTGGTCAATGCGGTCAAGGCGGCGGCCCGCGCCAACGTGCGACGCCTGGCCAACAAGGCGGTGCCCGCCGCGCCCCAGGCCAAGCTCAGCGCCGACGCCATCCTGCCGCCCGCCAGCGGTGCCATGGCGCGCACCACCGAGCGCATCGTCGCCATTGGCACCTCCACCGGCGGCACCCAGGCGCTGGAGTACATCCTCACCCGCCTGCCACGGGTGTGCCCGGCGCTGGTGATCGTCCAGCACATGCCCGAGCGTTTCACCGCCGCCTTCGCCGAGCGCCTCAACGGCCTGTGCGAACTGGAGGTGCTGGAGGCGCGCCATGGTGACCGCGTGGTGCCCGGTCGCGCCCTGATCGCCCCGGGCGGCCGCCACCTGCTGCTCAAGCGCAGCGGCGCCCAGTACGTGGTCGAGGTGGTCGATGGCCCGCCGGTCAGCCGCCACAGGCCCTCGGTGGACGTGCTGTTTCGCTCCACCGCCCGCGCCGCCGGGGCCAACGCCACCGGCATCATCATGACCGGCATGGGTGACGACGGCGCCCGTGGCCTGCGCGAAATGTTCGAGGCCGGCGCCCTGACCCTCGGCCAGGACGAGGCCAGCTGCGTGGTCTACGGCATGCCCAAGGAAGCCATGAAGCTCGGCGCGGTCAGCCGGGAAATCCCCCTGGAGCAGATACCAGCCGCCATCCTGCGCGGTTAGCGCGCTCGCAACTGCGAGACGGCTGGCAGCCGCCAGCCTTTCCTCCCCCGCTCGGTGCGGCGTAGAATCAGGGCATTTCCCGCCAGCCACCCTTCGGCGGGCCTGTGAGCCCGGGCAGGCAGACGGAGATCCCGTCGTGCGCCATGCCACCTTGCTTCGCGGTCATCTGCCGCTGATCCGCTCACCCCTCTATCAACGCCTACCTGATTAGCCGCAGGAATCCGTCATGCCTGATTACCGCTCGAAGACCTCCACCCACGGCCGCAACATGGCCGGCGCCCGTGCCCTGTGGCGCGCCACCGGGATGAAGGACGAAGACTTCAAGAAACCGATCATCGCCATCGCCAACTCCTTCACCCAGTTCGTGCCCGGCCACGTGCACCTCAAGGACCTGGGTCAGCTGGTCGCCCGCGAGATCGAGAAGGCCGGCGGCGTGGCCAAGGAATTCAACACCATCGCCGTGGATGACGGCATCGCCATGGGCCACGACGGCATGCTCTATTCGCTGCCGAGCCGCGAGATCATCGCCGACTCCGTGGAGTACATGGTCAACGCCCACTGCGCCGACGCCATCGTGTGCATCTCCAACTGCGACAAGATCACCCCCGGCATGCTCATGGCCGCCCTGCGCCTGAACATCCCGGTGATCTTCGTATCCGGCGGGCCGATGGAAGCCGGCAAGACCAAGCTGGCCAGCCACGGCCTGGACCTGGTCGACGCCATGGTGATCGCCGCCGACTCGACCGCCTCGGACGAGAAAGTCGCCGAATACGAGCGCAGCGCCTGCCCGACCTGCGGCAGCTGCTCCGGCATGTTCACCGCCAACTCGATGAACTGCCTGACCGAAGCCCTGGGCCTGGCCCTGCCGGGCAACGGCTCGACCCTGGCCACCCACAGCGACCGCGAGCAGCTGTTCCTCAAGGCCGGGCGCACCATCGTCGAGCTGTGCAAGCGCTACTACGGCGAAGGCGACGACTCGGTGCTGCCGCGCAGCATCGCCAACTTCAAGGCGTTCGAGAACGCCATGATGCTGGACATCGCCATGGGCGGCTCGACCAACACCATCCTGCACCTGCTGGCGGCCGCCCAGGAAGCCGAGGTGGACTTCGACCTGCGCGACATCGATCGCCTGTCGCGCCTGGTGCCGCAGCTGTGCAAGGTGGCGCCGAACATCCAGAAGTACCACATGGAAGACGTGCACCGCGCCGGCGGCATCTTCTCCATCCTCGGCTCCCTGGCCCGCGGCGGCCTGCTGCACACCGACCTGCCGACCGTGCACAGCCGCAGCATGGCCGAAGCCATCGCCAAGTGGGACATCACCCAGACCGATGACGAAGCCGTGCACCACTTCTTCAAGGCCGGGCCGGCGGGCATCCCCACCCAGACCGCGTTCAGCCAGTCGACCCGTTGGGAAACCCTGGACGACGACCGCGAGAATGGCTGCATCCGCAGCTTCGAACATGCCTACTCGAAAGAAGGCGGCCTGGCCGTCCTGTACGGCAATATCGCCCTGGACGGCTGCGTGGTGAAAACCGCTGGCGTGGACGAGTCGATCCACGTGTTCGAAGGTAACGCGAAGATCTTCGAAAGCCAGGACAGCGCGGTGCGTGGCATCCTCAATGACGAGGTGAAGGCAGGCGACATCGTCATCATCCGCTACGAAGGCCCGAAAGGCGGCCCGGGCATGCAGGAGATGCTCTACCCGACCTCGTACCTGAAATCCAAGGGCCTGGGCAAAGCCTGCGCCCTGCTCACCGACGGCCGCTTCTCCGGCGGTACCTCGGGCCTGTCCATCGGCCACGCCTCGCCGGAAGCGGCGGCCGGCGGCGCCATCGGTCTGGTGCAGGACGGCGACAAGGTGCTGATCGACATTCCCAACCGCTCGATCAACCTGTTGGTCAGCGACGAGGAAATCGCCCACCGCCGCCACGAGCAGGACAAGAAGGGCTGGAAACCGGTGGAACAACGCCCCCGCAAGGTGACCACCGCCCTGAAGGCCTACGCCCTGCTCGCCACCAGCGCCGACAAGGGCGCGGTGCGCAACAAGGCGCTGCTGGACGGTTGATCCCGTCACGCTGTAACGGAAACCCGGCCTTGTGCCGGGTTTTCTGTTTTTGGGAACGCCCCGGGTGTCGCTTCGCTCGACCCGGGCTACGGTTTTACGGAACGCATCGCGGGCGAGCCTGCTCCTAGAAAGACCATGCAGGAGAACCCATGAAGATTGGCCTGATCGCCGACACCCACGGCCTGTTGCGGCCCCAGGCGCTAGCGGCGCTGCAGGGTGTCGATCATCTGATCCACGCCGGCGATATCGGCGGGCCACAGATCCTCGCCGAGCTCGAACGCATCGCGCCGCTGTCGGTGGTGCGCGGCAACAACGATGGCGACGCCTGGGCCAATAGCATCCCGGAGCACCTGACGCTGCGCTTCGGCGCGATCCGCCTGTACGTGCTGCATGACCTCAAAGGGCTGGATATCGACCCCAGGGCCGAAGGTATCGATGTGGTGATCGCCGGACACTCGCACAAGCCGCTGCATGAAGAGCGCGATGGCGTGCTGTACCTCAACCCCGGCAGCGCCGGCCCGCGACGCTTCAAGCTGCCGATAGGGGTGGCCATTGTGCATATCGATGGCGACAGGGTGCGGGCTGAGATGATCACGTTGAAAGTCTGAATGGCTACAAGGAGCCAGACGTGGGAGCGAGCCAGGCCCGCGATTTTTTTCGCGGGCATGGCCCGCTCCCACACTGAGTCGCGGACCATCTGCTTGAGCCACCGACCTTGAAAAACCCTCCCCACGAGGCCATCTACTGGCCCAATGACTGTTCGAATCGTCCACTCACCTGATGGAGACGCCCATGACCCTCGATGAACTCAACACCCTGCCCGGCGTGACCGGCAAGCCTGACCTCGCCACGGCGGACTTCGTCTACAACCACACCATGATCCGCGTGAAGGATCTCGAGAAGTCCCTGGACTTCTACACCCGCGTGCTGGGCTTCACCCTGCTGGAGAAGAAGGATTTCCCGGATGCCGAATTCAGCCTGTACTTCCTGGCGCTGATCGCCGACAAGTCGCAGATCCCGGCTGACCCGGACGCGCGTCACCAGTGGCGCAAATCCATCCCTGGCGTGCTGGAGTTGACCTACAACTACGGCACCGAGAAGGATCCGCAGTTTTCCTACCACAGTGGCAACAGCGACCCGCGCGGCTTCGGTCATCTGTGCGTGGCGGTGCCGGACATCAAGGCCGCCTGCCAGCGCTTCGAAGACCTCGGCGTGGACTTCCAGAAGCGCCTGACCGACGGGCGCATGCGCAACATCGCCTTTATCAAGGATCCGGACGGCTATTGGGTGGAAATCATCCAGTTCACCGACGTGGATTGATGAACGCGGCGCCCCAGCCCCGGGGCGCCCGTTTCTATTGGCGCTCGACCTTGTTGTCGATGCCGCTCATCTGCACCTCCGGCTCCTCGCCGCGCCAGCGCACCTGCTGGTTGGTGCCGCCAACCTCCAGCTTCACCGGCCCCTCGAACTGCAGGTCCAGCTCCTGATCGGCGCCCGCAATCTCGACCAGCGCCGCTTGATCGCTGCCCGCAACAGTCGTACGCACCTGGTTTTCGGTGGTGTCGACACTCAGTGCATTGACGCGCTCGGCGACCACCTCGTGTTCGGCACCCGAAACGCTCAGCGACCTGGCCGTGTCCAGCGTCACCTTGTGCTGGGAACCGTAGACCATCACGGCGCCACAATCACCCTTGAGATGAATCACGTTGGCGTTGCCGGAAATGTTCACGTCCTGACCCTTGCACGATACGTCGCGTGACAGGCCAATCCCCTCGATATTCAGCGGCTCGGCTTGGGCCAGGCTCGCCAGCGCTATAGCGGCCAGCAGAGCACCCGCCTTTTGCATCCTGTTCATCGGCAAATCCCTCTCTCAGTGACGGCCCAGGGCAGATCGCGGGGCCGATGCTATGACCGACGCCCACCCGCGATGGTTCTCGCCGGCCGCCGACTCAGTGGACGATTTGCAACTCGCTTCGCAACCAGGCGGCGAGCCGCTCGGCACGCCCGCCGCTGCGCCGCTGCGGCACCCACAGAGCCAGGCGTGCTTCGGTCTCGACGAAGCCCCAGGGCGCGACCAGCCGCCCCGCCTTCAGGTCATCGGCCACCAGCTGCAGCGGCGCGATGGCCACGCCAAGGCCGGCCACCGCCGCTTCGAGCAGGTAGTAGAGGTGCTCGAAGCCCTGGCCCAGACCCATGGCGGACGGATCGAGGCCCATCGCGGCCAGCCATTGTGGCCAGGCCTGGGGCCGTGAAGTGGTGTGCAACAGCGCTTCGTGCAGCAAGGCGGCCGGCGCGGCGGCGCCCAGCTCGGCAAAACGTGGATGCTGCGGGCTGATGACTGGGCCGATGGATTCGCGCGCCAGTTCGAAGACCTGCATATCAGCCGGCCAGGGCGGCTCGGCATACAGCAGGGTGGCGTCTACCTGGGGGCTGCGCGGGTCCAGCTCGCCCTGGCTGGTGGACAGCTGCAGGCGCAGATCCGGCAAGGCCCCGTTGAGCCGATCCAGGCGCGGAATGAACCAGCGCGCCAGCAGGCTGCCCGGGCAGCCGAGCACGAACGGCGTATCGACCTCGCGCTGGCGCAGCTCGCCGCACACCTGGCGCAGCCGGGCGAAGGTTTCACCACTCACGTCTCGCAGGCGCATACCGGCGTCGGTCAGCTTCAGGCCACGCCCGTCCTTGGCGAACAGCGCCACGCCCAGTTGCTCTTCGAGGGTGCGGATCTGCCGGCTCACCGCGCCATGGGTGACGTGCAACTCGACGGCCGCACGGCTGACGCTGCCCAATCTTGCGGCCGCCTCGAAGGCATGCAGGGCGTTGAGCGATGGCAGCTCCTGGGCCATCTCAGTCCGCCAGCTCGGGCAGGAAGCGGGTGTCCATGCTGTAGCGCTTGGGGTTGTTCGGATCGATCATCACCGTGACCAGCGACTCGCTGATATAGGGGCCCGGATCGAACCACAGGTTGGCGCTGCGAAACACGTGCAGCTTGTTGGTCTGCGGGTTCAACCACTGGGCGACGATGCGGTAGGGGTTGCGGCCATTGATGCTCAGCGAGCCATTGAGCTCGACATCCACCAGCTCGGCCTGCACCGCTGTGCCGGTAACCAGCAGCTCGGCGGCGCGCCGCTTGGCGAGCAGCGGCGGCAGCACGAACAGCAGGCCGATCGCCAGAAATACCGCGCCGATGCCACCGACGATCAGGCTACCTATCCAGTTCTGCTCGAAACTGTCGAGGTGGGCGCGCTCAAGGTCCTGCGGGTCGTAATACACCGCCACGCGCTCACCGATATCGAAGGACGGCGGCGTGCTGCAGGTGCTGCTGTGATGCTCGCCCAGGGTGCCATCGAGCGTGGTGAACGACACCGTCGGGCAGCCATCCTCGATATCCACGACGGAGCCCTCGGTGCGCGTCATCTGCGCCTCGCCACTGATACGCGAGACCTGAATGCCAATGGCAAGCGCCAGCAGCAATGCGCCGATCCCCGGAAATATCCATAACCAACCTGTCTTCATGACCTTTCTTACCTGTGCATAAAATTCATAGCTGAGCGATTATTGACCAACCCGCCAAGGTCGCCAATAGCTAGGCCTTGAAGCTTTCATAGTTGCGATGTTGCGCACACTTGAAGCGCTAGATAGCAGCTCTTATATGTGAATTTTAGTCACCCATTCGTTAAAACTAATCGCTTTTCCGACTGGTGCTGCGGCGTTAGTCTGGCCACCATCGACGCCAACGCCATCTGGCTGGCGGGCCGACCAAGGCCCCTGAGTTCACAGGAGAACCCCATGACTTCATTACGCAACGGCCCAGACGCCACCGGCCTGTTCGGTAGCTTCGGCGGGCAGTACGTCGCCGAGACGCTGATGCCGCTGATCCACGACCTGGCCGCCGAGTACGAAAAGGCCAAGGAAGATCCCGCGTTCGCCAAGGAACTGGCCTACTTCCAGCGCGACTACGTCGGCCGCCCCAGCCCGCTGTATTTCGCCGAGCGCCTGACCGAGCACTGCGGCGGCGCGAAGATCTACCTCAAGCGCGAGGAGCTCAATCACACCGGCGCGCACAAGATCAACAACTGCATCGGCCAGATCCTGCTGGCCAAGCGCATGGGCAAGCAGCGCATCATCGCCGAGACCGGCGCCGGCATGCACGGCGTGGCCACCGCCACCGTGGCGGCGCGTTTCGGCCTGCAGTGCGTGATCTACATGGGCACTACCGACATCGACCGCCAGCAGGCCAACGTCTTTCGCATGAAGCTGCTCGGCGCCGAGGTGATTCCGGTCACCGCCGGCACCGGCACCCTGAAGGACGCCA
Above is a genomic segment from Pseudomonas argentinensis containing:
- a CDS encoding methyl-accepting chemotaxis protein, with translation MFSNFKIGTRLIVAFILVAGISVIVGLVGLSNASSINELADKMYARELIGLSKIKDANINLIYIGRARANYLLATTQQDRERIASEIAHNSETARALMDEARKLFSSDRAMELFRESDSVWKDYQDSLTQTLRTAASQNLYVENPELQRQMTETRAHGDKIGAIFSELSQIKEANASAASVETTDIYNASRTVLICLIIGGVLLGIALGFLISRSITRPLGRAVDAANLLAEGDLRVNLDSKARDETGQLLNAMSNMSAKLAQIIAEVRSSADSLSSASEEISSTAQSMSQAASEQAASVEETSASMEQMSASIAQNTENARVTDGMASKAANEAGEGGQAVKDTVRAMKTIADKIGIVDDIAYQTNLLALNAAIEAARAGEHGKGFAVVAAEVRKLAERSQVAAQEIGEVAKSSVALAERAGTLLDEIVPSIAKTSDLVQEIAAASDEQSSGVGQISTAMNQLSELTQQNASASEELAATAEEMSGQAEQLQQLMDFFRLTSAGERITVANPPRNRPQPPRGNGPTRQPRDDDGHTGGLPAGYVRFQE
- a CDS encoding chemotaxis protein CheW, which codes for MSEPRLLDNATAESGQYLTFTLAHELFAVEIRAVREIIEYGRLTTVPMMPPSILGVINLRGAVVPVVDLGQRFGGQATAIGSRTCIVILEIAGPGHTQVIGIVVDAVNEVRELGAEHIEPTPAFGGSIRADFIRGMGKLDGRLVVMLDIGRVISAEEYVALNQAQQQGADH
- a CDS encoding chemotaxis protein CheD, coding for MPKRPAITEVYLQPGGYHFGGLYTRVRTLLGSCVSIVLWHPQARLGGMCHFILPTRGRPSTQRDGRYGDEVMSLLCDAISQSGTALGDYQARIFGGAHMFPELAHSRRQHVGQHNVAMARRLLAERNLDCYGEHVGGTRHRNLIFDIWSGQVALKQSLPLNAPGLRAGQHWK
- a CDS encoding CheR family methyltransferase, whose protein sequence is MPTSNQAALSDSEFSQFRQLIHDIAGIHLSDTKKTLVAGRLNKRLRSLAMGSYGEYFRLVGKDKAELQTCVDLLTTNETYFFREPKHFDFLRELLQRPGAIPSGRPLRIWSGACSSGEEPYTLALLLAERLGERPWEILASDISQRILSQARNGVYDLEDGQNIPRHLLVKHCLRGVDDNQGRMMIAPSLRQRVRFAQINLNNALPDIGLFDVIFLRNVMIYFDTETKRQVVARLLNHLRPGGHFIISHSESLNGVNDTLKVIKPSIYQKPNA
- a CDS encoding chemotaxis protein CheW: MNTLANGTREPAQQYLTFVLGDEHYAVDTLHVREILECTRFTPVPRMPAAVRGATNLRGSVVPVIDLQARFNGQLTPLGKRTCIVILDLPDEQRPQPIGVLVDAVSAVREIHPADIQPAPSFGSHLRSDFITGVVRLEERFVTLLALAQVLDLEALGSPPNTESD
- a CDS encoding protein-glutamate methylesterase/protein-glutamine glutaminase yields the protein MKSIKVMIVDDSAVVRQVLSQVLAADPAIEVIGTAADPLFALDKMQRQWPDVIVLDVEMPRMDGITFLRKLMAEHPTPVVICSTLTEKGATTTMQALSAGAVSIVTKPQASLSKFLVNASDDLVNAVKAAARANVRRLANKAVPAAPQAKLSADAILPPASGAMARTTERIVAIGTSTGGTQALEYILTRLPRVCPALVIVQHMPERFTAAFAERLNGLCELEVLEARHGDRVVPGRALIAPGGRHLLLKRSGAQYVVEVVDGPPVSRHRPSVDVLFRSTARAAGANATGIIMTGMGDDGARGLREMFEAGALTLGQDEASCVVYGMPKEAMKLGAVSREIPLEQIPAAILRG
- a CDS encoding chemotaxis protein CheA, which gives rise to MNMDEVLQVFIAESQELLQQMEEALLQLENDPDDADTINAIFRAAHTIKGSAGLFGLDVIVAFTHIAESVLDRVRNGELRFDKAMTALFLQVGDHLARLVALVDSGADLKDLDADTQIAHQQLGEQLSRYLAPAPRNEPVPAAAPRVERTPENGVGADHWHLSLRFGPDTLRNGMDPLGLFRYLNTFGHIISIVPLLDRIPGAAEMDPETCYLGFEVAFASEADKATIEGAFEFVREDSLIRILPPNSKSDEYLELIRALPEEDMRLGEILMRCGTLTANELQEVLHAQVQGQQRDEPRPIGRVLVEESLVQPPVIAAALQKQQQIKENRNNENSLIRVDAGKLDKLIDLVGELIIAGAGARMTAQTCGHPEMLEATELLSRLVEEVRDSALPLRMVQIGSTFNRFQRVVRDVSGELGKDIVLSISGADTELDKTVVERITDPLTHLVRNAMDHGIEPVETRLARGKTAQGKVSLNAYHDAGSIVLEVSDDGGGLDAQRILAKARERGLVGDGQTLAEKDIFALIFEPGFSTAEQVSNLSGRGVGMDVVKRNITALRGTIELDSTLGQGTRIRIRLPLTLAIIDGFLVSVGQAGYVIPLELVEECIELPAGTAFRRGHLELRGQMLPIVRLRDLFEEASQPPRRESVVVVRHAGLRAGLVVDHLAGEFQTVIKPLGKVFEACQGLGGFTILGDGNVALILDIPSLLTQLTSASETARAERLEA
- the ilvD gene encoding dihydroxy-acid dehydratase produces the protein MPDYRSKTSTHGRNMAGARALWRATGMKDEDFKKPIIAIANSFTQFVPGHVHLKDLGQLVAREIEKAGGVAKEFNTIAVDDGIAMGHDGMLYSLPSREIIADSVEYMVNAHCADAIVCISNCDKITPGMLMAALRLNIPVIFVSGGPMEAGKTKLASHGLDLVDAMVIAADSTASDEKVAEYERSACPTCGSCSGMFTANSMNCLTEALGLALPGNGSTLATHSDREQLFLKAGRTIVELCKRYYGEGDDSVLPRSIANFKAFENAMMLDIAMGGSTNTILHLLAAAQEAEVDFDLRDIDRLSRLVPQLCKVAPNIQKYHMEDVHRAGGIFSILGSLARGGLLHTDLPTVHSRSMAEAIAKWDITQTDDEAVHHFFKAGPAGIPTQTAFSQSTRWETLDDDRENGCIRSFEHAYSKEGGLAVLYGNIALDGCVVKTAGVDESIHVFEGNAKIFESQDSAVRGILNDEVKAGDIVIIRYEGPKGGPGMQEMLYPTSYLKSKGLGKACALLTDGRFSGGTSGLSIGHASPEAAAGGAIGLVQDGDKVLIDIPNRSINLLVSDEEIAHRRHEQDKKGWKPVEQRPRKVTTALKAYALLATSADKGAVRNKALLDG